One part of the Tenacibaculum sp. 190130A14a genome encodes these proteins:
- a CDS encoding DNA-directed RNA polymerase subunit omega, producing the protein MDYKETKAPVSTVTYNKEVIETPTDNIYEAISIIAKRATQINSDLKKELIDKLDEFATYNDSLEEVFENKEQIEVSKFYERLPKPHAIAVEEWLEEKIYFRNSDKK; encoded by the coding sequence TACAGTAACTTACAACAAAGAGGTAATAGAAACTCCTACAGACAACATCTATGAAGCTATTTCGATTATAGCGAAAAGAGCTACACAAATTAATTCTGATCTTAAGAAAGAATTAATAGATAAATTAGATGAGTTTGCTACGTATAACGATAGCTTAGAAGAAGTATTTGAAAACAAAGAGCAAATAGAAGTTTCAAAATTCTACGAACGCTTACCTAAGCCACATGCAATTGCAGTGGAAGAGTGGTTAGAAGAGAAAATTTATTTTAGAAATTCAGACAAGAAGTAA